The following are encoded together in the Pleurocapsa sp. FMAR1 genome:
- a CDS encoding sirohydrochlorin chelatase has protein sequence MISSSAYLLVFHGSRSSKTHSAASDLCRLLTIKFRYRNILTQQNYLRANLTCSELEIATIKNLPMTPLVEVAALELAPLSLNESLVNFAQTAYQKGYRKIKVLPLFLAPGIHVTKDIPDEIALAAKRINNHLTIELLPYLGKYSGMIPLISREFSQLSGETQILMAHGSSLSTATKYFQNLSVKLNAVIAYWSISPSLREQVTAQIAAGYQKIAILPYFLFPGKISRAIALEVEALQAENPQVELIMGQPLGACEALAQMIFEEVEV, from the coding sequence TTGATTTCATCCTCCGCTTATCTATTAGTTTTTCATGGTAGTCGAAGTAGCAAAACTCACTCTGCTGCATCAGATTTATGTAGGCTGTTAACTATAAAATTTAGATATAGAAATATATTAACTCAGCAAAATTACTTAAGAGCTAATTTAACTTGTTCTGAGCTAGAAATAGCCACAATCAAAAATTTACCGATGACCCCTTTGGTTGAAGTTGCTGCCTTGGAATTAGCACCGCTTTCTTTAAATGAAAGTTTGGTTAATTTTGCTCAGACAGCTTATCAAAAAGGTTACAGGAAAATTAAGGTATTGCCTTTGTTTCTTGCTCCTGGTATTCATGTAACCAAAGATATCCCTGACGAGATTGCTTTAGCCGCAAAACGGATTAATAATCATTTAACTATAGAATTATTGCCATATCTAGGTAAATATTCGGGAATGATACCCCTAATATCTCGTGAGTTTTCTCAACTGTCAGGCGAAACACAAATTTTGATGGCACATGGAAGTTCTCTATCTACAGCAACTAAATACTTTCAAAATTTAAGCGTCAAGTTAAATGCAGTAATTGCCTATTGGTCAATTAGCCCTAGTCTCAGGGAACAGGTAACGGCGCAAATTGCTGCTGGCTATCAAAAAATTGCCATCCTACCTTATTTTCTTTTTCCAGGCAAAATCTCTAGGGCGATCGCCCTGGAAGTTGAGGCACTACAGGCAGAGAATCCTCAAGTTGAGTTGATTATGGGTCAGCCTTTAGGAGCTTGTGAAGCTTTAGCGCAAATGATTTTTGAGGAAGTGGAAGTGTAA
- the cobA gene encoding uroporphyrinogen-III C-methyltransferase — protein sequence MKQAKYVGKVYLVGAGPGDPGLLTVKGKTLLEHADVVVYDALVSPEIIAIINPQAEKVNAGKRRGRHSLPQAQTTELLRIKAEKSAVVVRLKGGDPFVFGRGGEEMADLIKAGVKVEVVPGITSGIAAPAYAGIPVTHRQYNSAVTFVTGHEATEKYRPGVNWQAIAQGSETIVIYMGVHNLPQIIPQLLAGGMTLDTSIALIRWGTRPDQTQLIGTLKTIVGQIAAADFQAPAIAVIGQVVDLRSLLSIGP from the coding sequence ATGAAACAAGCTAAATATGTTGGCAAAGTTTATTTGGTTGGTGCAGGTCCAGGCGATCCTGGATTATTGACGGTTAAAGGTAAAACCCTGTTAGAACACGCTGATGTGGTAGTTTACGATGCTTTGGTCAGCCCAGAAATCATAGCGATAATCAATCCTCAAGCAGAAAAGGTCAATGCAGGAAAACGCCGAGGTCGTCACTCTTTGCCCCAGGCTCAGACAACAGAATTATTAAGGATTAAGGCGGAAAAAAGTGCTGTAGTAGTTCGCCTAAAAGGAGGAGATCCTTTTGTTTTTGGCAGGGGTGGAGAAGAAATGGCAGATTTAATTAAAGCAGGAGTAAAAGTAGAAGTTGTTCCAGGAATTACTTCAGGTATTGCTGCGCCTGCCTATGCAGGGATTCCCGTTACCCATCGTCAATATAATTCTGCGGTCACTTTTGTGACTGGACATGAGGCAACCGAGAAATATCGCCCTGGAGTCAACTGGCAAGCGATCGCCCAAGGCTCGGAAACTATAGTAATTTATATGGGCGTGCATAACCTACCGCAGATTATTCCTCAGTTGCTAGCAGGAGGAATGACTTTGGATACTTCTATTGCCCTTATACGTTGGGGGACAAGACCAGACCAAACCCAGCTTATAGGTACTCTTAAAACAATTGTTGGGCAAATTGCAGCAGCAGATTTTCAAGCTCCTGCGATCGCTGTTATTGGTCAAGTGGTGGATTTGCGCTCTTTACTATCTATCGGGCCATAA
- a CDS encoding translation initiation factor IF-2 — MGFAELSIADIAAEYQIKEQEVFELCDRFKINYKNERTCLALEDAKAIIMEILAAKTNSEAK, encoded by the coding sequence ATGGGCTTTGCAGAACTGTCAATTGCTGATATTGCAGCAGAATACCAAATAAAAGAACAAGAAGTGTTTGAGCTTTGCGATCGCTTTAAAATTAATTATAAAAACGAACGCACCTGTCTAGCACTAGAAGATGCTAAGGCAATTATCATGGAAATTCTGGCTGCTAAGACTAACTCAGAAGCTAAATAA
- the psbV gene encoding photosystem II cytochrome c-550, translating into MLKRLLFAAVAALFLAIQFNIGSVNALELDENIRTVPQNDQGEKMVLSLKQVKQGQRVFVDTCSYCHKNGVTKTNPNVNLGLTALAGAYPARDNLEGIVDYLKNPTTYDGERDIYEFHPNTTRSDLYPLMRNLTDEDLEAVAGHILIQPEIRGILWGGGKVYN; encoded by the coding sequence ATGTTGAAGCGATTATTATTTGCTGCTGTAGCTGCCTTATTTTTGGCAATTCAATTTAATATCGGTAGCGTAAACGCGCTCGAATTAGATGAAAATATTCGGACTGTACCCCAAAACGATCAGGGTGAGAAAATGGTTCTGAGTCTAAAGCAAGTAAAACAAGGACAAAGAGTGTTTGTCGATACTTGTTCTTATTGCCATAAAAATGGTGTAACCAAAACTAATCCTAACGTTAACTTGGGCTTGACTGCTTTGGCTGGTGCTTATCCTGCTAGAGACAACTTAGAAGGAATTGTCGATTATCTAAAGAACCCCACTACTTACGACGGGGAAAGAGATATTTACGAATTTCATCCTAACACTACCCGCTCGGATCTTTATCCTTTGATGCGTAATTTGACTGATGAAGATTTAGAGGCTGTTGCAGGACATATTCTAATCCAGCCTGAAATTCGTGGCATCCTTTGGGGTGGAGGAAAAGTCTACAACTAA
- a CDS encoding transposase, giving the protein MLALHGRERAYDYKPFARGSKVSVIGAISESKILAVMTLNDSMAAAAFEVYVSRCLVPQLWKGAVVVMDNLPAHKVEAIAPLIEAVVAKILYLSPYSPEFNPIEHWWSQLKAFLRQFSPRTSKRVDMLIKIAMDLINPKHLRNWFAHCCYCPS; this is encoded by the coding sequence ATGCTCGCGCTGCACGGGCGTGAGAGAGCCTATGACTACAAACCGTTTGCTCGAGGTAGCAAGGTAAGTGTTATCGGCGCAATCAGCGAGTCTAAAATACTAGCAGTAATGACGCTTAATGATTCAATGGCTGCGGCTGCGTTTGAGGTTTATGTTTCTAGGTGTTTAGTGCCTCAGCTATGGAAAGGAGCAGTGGTGGTGATGGACAATTTGCCTGCACATAAAGTAGAAGCTATTGCACCTTTAATTGAAGCAGTGGTCGCGAAGATTTTGTACCTGTCTCCATACTCTCCCGAATTTAATCCAATTGAACATTGGTGGTCACAACTCAAGGCTTTCCTGAGACAATTTTCTCCCAGGACTTCCAAAAGGGTCGATATGCTGATTAAAATAGCGATGGATTTAATTAATCCTAAACATTTGCGTAACTGGTTCGCTCACTGCTGCTACTGTCCCTCTTAA
- a CDS encoding helix-turn-helix domain-containing protein has product MKPYSVDLREKIVSAIEKGDSSVRKVALRFGVSKNCVQRLITQKRTKGHILPGKQGGSMVSPVRKYKAELIAIFKKQTDATLAEYCELLFDETGLWVSQSTMCRTFQRLKLPLKKNTSLQPSNS; this is encoded by the coding sequence ATGAAGCCTTATTCTGTAGATTTACGAGAGAAGATAGTTAGTGCGATCGAGAAAGGTGATAGCTCGGTGAGAAAAGTTGCGCTACGCTTCGGTGTGAGCAAAAACTGTGTCCAAAGATTGATTACTCAGAAGCGGACAAAAGGGCATATCCTGCCAGGGAAGCAGGGCGGGTCGATGGTAAGTCCTGTTCGGAAATATAAAGCCGAGCTGATAGCCATCTTTAAAAAACAGACTGATGCGACTTTAGCAGAATACTGTGAGCTACTTTTTGATGAGACGGGACTATGGGTAAGTCAAAGTACGATGTGTCGGACATTTCAGAGATTAAAATTACCACTCAAAAAAAACACTTCGCTCCAGCCAAGCAATTCGTGA
- a CDS encoding pentapeptide repeat-containing protein translates to MPTTASSNKSPLAANITAKLQAGESLTNADYSNLDLYAIALNQANLAQVNFSHSILTNADLVGADLRGANLQKADLRGANLQKADLTGANLTGAYLSRADLRGANLKDTNLEGTQFQVTIYDNETIFPQGFNYKSSGAIGPGASLNGAYLNTANLRRVNLTGAKMIGAYLSGADLTGAILDDVSLSGANLQKAIMTGASLRNARLGNTELKGVDFRAADLTRANLDNIQNVAGADFSMVKGLSQQARSAILGFPAPDLTTWNAYTRCNTKDSLEIQP, encoded by the coding sequence ATGCCCACAACCGCTTCTAGTAATAAATCTCCTCTCGCTGCTAATATTACTGCCAAATTACAGGCAGGAGAAAGTTTAACTAATGCAGACTATAGTAATTTAGATCTATATGCGATCGCTCTCAATCAAGCTAATTTGGCACAGGTAAACTTTTCTCACAGTATTTTGACAAATGCAGATTTAGTTGGAGCAGATTTAAGAGGGGCTAATCTTCAAAAAGCAGATTTAAGAGGGGCTAATCTTCAAAAAGCAGACTTGACAGGGGCAAACTTAACAGGGGCATATTTAAGCCGTGCTGATTTACGTGGGGCTAACCTCAAGGATACTAACTTAGAGGGTACTCAGTTTCAAGTAACTATCTACGACAACGAAACTATTTTTCCTCAAGGATTTAACTACAAAAGTTCTGGCGCAATAGGACCTGGCGCTAGTCTTAACGGTGCTTATCTTAATACGGCTAACCTGCGAAGAGTAAATTTAACAGGGGCAAAAATGATCGGGGCTTATCTAAGCGGTGCAGATTTAACAGGGGCGATATTAGATGATGTTTCCTTAAGTGGCGCAAACCTGCAAAAGGCGATTATGACAGGAGCTAGTTTACGTAATGCTCGTTTAGGTAACACGGAATTGAAGGGCGTTGATTTTCGTGCCGCTGATTTGACACGGGCAAACCTAGATAATATTCAAAATGTGGCGGGAGCAGACTTTAGTATGGTTAAGGGTTTAAGCCAGCAAGCTCGTTCTGCTATTTTAGGGTTTCCTGCACCCGATTTAACTACCTGGAATGCTTATACCCGCTGCAACACTAAAGATAGTTTAGAAATACAGCCTTGA
- a CDS encoding DUF1499 domain-containing protein, with product MFNFSGKKPNNLGIKDGKLTACPGTPNCVNSQSNDAKSKIEPLPTESIAQIKQVVEAMEGTTIIEETGNYLYAEFKSKLMGYVDDVEFYSDQESNAVQVRSASRLGKSDLGVNRKRVEEIRSKLQ from the coding sequence ATGTTTAATTTTTCAGGGAAAAAACCAAATAATTTAGGCATAAAAGATGGAAAGTTAACTGCCTGTCCTGGAACTCCTAACTGTGTCAACAGTCAAAGCAATGATGCTAAATCCAAGATTGAACCTTTGCCAACTGAGTCTATTGCCCAAATTAAGCAAGTAGTAGAAGCTATGGAGGGAACTACCATAATTGAAGAGACAGGTAATTATCTTTACGCGGAATTCAAGAGTAAGTTAATGGGCTATGTGGATGATGTTGAATTTTACTCAGACCAAGAATCAAATGCCGTTCAGGTACGTTCTGCTTCACGCCTAGGGAAATCAGATTTAGGAGTTAATCGTAAGCGAGTTGAAGAAATTAGAAGCAAGCTGCAATAA
- the ctpA gene encoding carboxyl-terminal processing protease CtpA: protein MIKKILAIALLTFFCFVSSFGWYTSQAQAFTEEQKLLLQSWRIVNQSYVDESFNHQNWWKLREKFVKKPLLDRNETYTAIEEMLAKLDDPFTRLLRPEQYHSLQVNTSGELSGVGLQINVNPETKLIEVISPLAGSPAEAAGVQPKDSILEIDGVDTKTITLDEAAAKMRGAIGTKVSLRVQSGLDKAAKPHTVNIVRDRISLNPVFTALDTSTDEKIGYVRLNQFSANAAKEIAHGVSKLEQQGAEAYILDLRNNPGGLLQAGVEIARMWLNNSTIVYTVNRQGALGSFDANDGMLTDDPLVVLVNQGTASASEILAGALQDNERALLVGEKTFGKGLIQSLFELPDGAGLAVTVAKYETPNHTDINKLGIMPDDVVSQDPITYAQIATDADKQYQEAVKLLTSKQNVLADAALESS from the coding sequence ATGATCAAAAAAATTTTGGCGATCGCCTTATTAACATTTTTCTGTTTTGTGTCTTCTTTTGGCTGGTACACTTCTCAGGCTCAAGCTTTTACCGAAGAGCAAAAATTACTGCTTCAGTCTTGGCGGATTGTCAACCAGTCCTATGTAGATGAAAGCTTTAACCATCAAAATTGGTGGAAGCTACGAGAGAAATTTGTTAAGAAGCCCTTGCTCGATCGCAATGAAACTTATACGGCGATCGAAGAGATGCTGGCTAAACTAGACGATCCATTCACTAGACTACTGCGACCAGAACAATATCATAGTTTACAGGTTAATACTTCAGGAGAACTTTCGGGGGTAGGTCTACAGATCAACGTTAATCCCGAAACGAAACTGATTGAAGTTATTTCTCCCTTGGCTGGCTCTCCCGCAGAAGCAGCAGGAGTTCAACCAAAAGATAGCATTTTAGAAATTGATGGAGTTGATACCAAAACTATTACTCTAGATGAAGCAGCAGCAAAAATGCGTGGTGCTATCGGCACTAAAGTTTCGCTGCGGGTGCAGTCTGGTTTGGACAAGGCGGCTAAACCCCATACTGTAAATATAGTGCGCGATCGCATTTCTCTCAATCCTGTCTTCACTGCCTTGGATACTAGCACTGATGAAAAAATTGGTTATGTGCGCCTCAATCAATTTAGTGCCAATGCAGCTAAAGAAATTGCTCACGGAGTTAGTAAATTAGAGCAACAAGGAGCAGAAGCTTATATTTTAGATTTAAGGAATAATCCTGGAGGGCTGCTGCAAGCGGGGGTTGAAATTGCCAGAATGTGGTTAAACAATAGCACTATTGTCTATACAGTCAACCGCCAGGGAGCCTTGGGCAGCTTCGATGCTAATGACGGAATGCTGACGGATGATCCTTTAGTGGTTTTGGTTAATCAAGGTACTGCCAGTGCTAGCGAAATTTTGGCAGGAGCTTTACAAGACAATGAGAGAGCATTATTGGTAGGTGAAAAAACCTTTGGCAAAGGTTTAATTCAATCTCTGTTTGAATTACCTGATGGCGCAGGATTAGCCGTAACAGTTGCTAAGTATGAGACTCCTAACCACACAGATATTAATAAATTGGGAATTATGCCTGACGATGTTGTATCACAAGATCCGATTACCTACGCGCAAATTGCCACAGACGCAGACAAGCAATACCAAGAGGCAGTAAAATTGTTGACTTCAAAGCAAAATGTTTTAGCTGATGCAGCATTAGAAAGCTCTTAA
- the petB gene encoding cytochrome b6: MFSKQVTDSKTFQWFDERLEIQAISDDITSKYVPPHVNIFYCLGGITLVCFLIQFATGFCMTFYYKPSVAEAFTSVEYLMNEVSFGWLIRSIHRWSASMMVLMMILHTFRVYLTGGFKKPRELTWITGVIMAVITVSFGVTGYSLPWDQVGYWAVKIVSGVPAAIPVVGDQMVELLRGGASVGQATLTRFYSLHTFVLPWLIAVFMLLHFLMIRKQGISGPL; encoded by the coding sequence ATGTTTTCAAAACAAGTAACAGATTCAAAAACTTTTCAATGGTTTGATGAGCGTCTGGAAATTCAAGCAATTTCTGACGACATTACCAGCAAGTACGTGCCACCCCACGTAAATATTTTTTACTGCTTGGGCGGTATAACTCTAGTCTGCTTTTTAATTCAGTTTGCGACTGGATTTTGCATGACTTTCTACTACAAACCCAGTGTAGCTGAGGCTTTTACTTCAGTCGAATATCTGATGAACGAGGTCAGCTTTGGCTGGTTAATTCGTTCTATCCATCGCTGGTCAGCCAGTATGATGGTCTTAATGATGATTCTTCATACTTTCCGCGTCTATCTTACAGGTGGTTTCAAAAAACCCCGTGAGTTGACCTGGATTACTGGAGTAATCATGGCTGTAATTACAGTAAGCTTTGGCGTTACTGGTTATTCTCTTCCTTGGGATCAAGTTGGCTATTGGGCTGTAAAAATTGTCTCTGGTGTACCAGCAGCAATTCCCGTTGTCGGCGACCAAATGGTTGAACTATTAAGAGGTGGCGCAAGTGTTGGTCAAGCTACCTTAACTCGTTTTTATAGCTTACATACCTTTGTCTTACCTTGGTTGATTGCAGTGTTTATGCTGCTACACTTTTTGATGATTCGCAAACAAGGAATCTCTGGTCCTTTGTAA
- the petD gene encoding cytochrome b6-f complex subunit IV — translation MSTLKKPDLSDPALRAKLAQGMGHNYYGEPAWPNDLLYIFPVVILGTIGLTVSLAVLDPASIGEPANPFATPLEILPEWYLYPVFQILRVVPSKLLGIAAQTAVPLGLMLIPFIENVNKFQNPFRRPVATSVFIFGTLVTIWLGIGATYPIDESLTLGLF, via the coding sequence ATGTCCACTTTAAAAAAGCCAGATCTTAGCGATCCCGCTTTACGCGCTAAGTTGGCTCAAGGTATGGGTCACAACTACTATGGTGAACCTGCTTGGCCCAACGATTTGTTATATATATTCCCCGTAGTTATTTTAGGAACTATTGGTTTAACCGTAAGTTTAGCTGTCCTCGATCCTGCGTCGATTGGCGAACCTGCTAATCCTTTTGCTACTCCTTTGGAGATTTTACCTGAGTGGTACTTGTATCCTGTATTCCAAATTTTGCGTGTAGTTCCCAGTAAACTATTAGGGATTGCTGCTCAAACAGCGGTACCTTTAGGGTTGATGTTAATTCCTTTCATCGAAAACGTTAACAAGTTCCAAAATCCCTTCCGTCGCCCAGTAGCTACCAGCGTGTTTATATTTGGCACTTTGGTAACTATTTGGTTGGGTATTGGTGCGACCTATCCCATCGACGAATCCTTAACTTTAGGCTTGTTCTAA
- the rimP gene encoding ribosome maturation factor RimP: MTHPVVPQIIELASPLAEELNLELVDAVFQTNKNPPILRIDVRNPNTDTSLENCEQMSRILEEKLDLAEIVPGAYVLEISSPGISRTLTTEREFIAFKGFAVKISTFGPYKNHQQWHGRLQHRDETAVHINKKGKAIAIPRNLIAKVELDDE; this comes from the coding sequence ATGACTCATCCTGTTGTTCCCCAAATTATTGAACTAGCATCTCCCCTAGCTGAAGAACTCAATTTAGAGCTAGTTGACGCGGTTTTTCAAACAAATAAAAACCCACCTATTTTAAGAATAGACGTTCGCAATCCTAATACAGACACTAGTTTAGAAAACTGTGAACAAATGAGTCGTATTTTAGAAGAAAAACTAGATCTTGCTGAAATTGTTCCTGGAGCTTATGTTTTAGAAATTTCTAGCCCTGGTATTTCTCGTACTTTAACCACAGAGCGAGAATTTATCGCCTTTAAAGGTTTTGCCGTCAAGATTAGTACTTTTGGTCCTTACAAAAATCACCAACAATGGCATGGAAGACTACAGCATCGAGACGAAACAGCAGTTCATATCAATAAAAAAGGAAAAGCGATCGCGATTCCCCGTAATTTAATTGCCAAAGTAGAGCTTGACGATGAATAG
- the nusA gene encoding transcription termination factor NusA, producing MTLVSLPGLRATIAEISQRYNLPDSAVEEALREALVKGYEKFRRSKSRDEEFSEEYFENFNVQLDTEDEGFQILTTKVIVDVSKDQIEDRDHQIALSEVQEQVDDSEIQVGDSVLVDVTPEQKDFGRMAAIQTKQVLLQKLRDQQRKLIQEEFEDLEDTVLQARVVRFERQSAIVAVSSGLGQPEVEAELPKREQLPNDTYRSNTTFKVYLKKVRDTPNRGPQLMVSRATAGLVVELFSNEVPEIEEEIVRIVAVAREAHPPSRHVGVRTKIAVDTLEQDVDPVGACIGARGSRIQAVVNELRGEKIDVIRWSPDPATYIANSLSPARVDQVVLANTEEKQSVVLVAEDQLSLAIGKEGQNVRLAARLTGWKIDIKDINKFDEEAEMAKWAAQAEAAKVRAAELVEEEEIEEAEVEEAESDVETITESASEKDLATQPAETEIEQEN from the coding sequence ATGACCTTAGTCAGTTTGCCTGGTCTGAGGGCAACAATCGCCGAAATCAGTCAACGATACAACTTGCCCGATAGTGCTGTTGAAGAAGCACTAAGAGAAGCTTTAGTTAAAGGCTACGAAAAGTTTCGCCGTTCTAAAAGCCGTGATGAAGAATTTAGTGAAGAATATTTTGAAAACTTTAATGTTCAGTTAGATACAGAAGACGAAGGGTTTCAAATTCTAACTACCAAAGTCATTGTTGACGTTAGTAAAGACCAAATTGAAGATCGGGATCATCAAATAGCTTTGAGTGAAGTACAAGAGCAGGTTGATGACTCAGAAATTCAGGTAGGAGATTCTGTATTAGTTGATGTAACTCCCGAACAGAAAGACTTTGGGCGCATGGCAGCAATTCAAACTAAACAAGTCCTGTTACAAAAATTACGGGATCAGCAAAGAAAACTTATTCAAGAAGAATTTGAAGATTTAGAAGATACAGTTTTACAGGCACGAGTAGTCCGTTTTGAACGTCAGTCAGCTATTGTTGCGGTTAGTAGCGGTTTAGGACAGCCAGAGGTAGAAGCTGAATTACCCAAAAGAGAACAACTGCCCAATGATACCTATCGTTCTAACACCACCTTCAAAGTCTATTTGAAAAAAGTTAGGGATACTCCTAATCGTGGTCCTCAGCTAATGGTTTCCAGAGCAACTGCGGGTTTAGTTGTCGAACTGTTTAGCAATGAAGTTCCCGAAATTGAAGAAGAAATTGTCCGTATTGTGGCTGTGGCAAGAGAAGCTCATCCTCCATCACGTCATGTTGGGGTACGTACCAAAATAGCTGTAGATACCTTAGAACAAGATGTCGATCCTGTGGGAGCTTGTATTGGTGCTAGAGGTTCAAGAATTCAGGCAGTAGTTAATGAGCTTAGAGGCGAAAAAATTGATGTAATTCGCTGGTCTCCTGACCCAGCTACCTATATTGCCAATTCTCTAAGTCCTGCCAGAGTAGATCAGGTAGTTTTAGCAAATACTGAAGAAAAGCAATCTGTGGTTTTGGTAGCTGAAGACCAACTAAGTTTGGCGATTGGTAAAGAAGGGCAAAATGTTCGTTTGGCAGCTAGACTTACGGGCTGGAAAATTGATATTAAAGATATTAATAAATTTGATGAGGAAGCTGAAATGGCAAAATGGGCTGCTCAGGCAGAAGCAGCTAAGGTAAGGGCAGCAGAACTTGTTGAAGAAGAAGAAATAGAGGAGGCAGAAGTAGAGGAGGCAGAATCTGACGTAGAAACAATCACTGAGTCAGCATCAGAAAAAGATTTAGCAACTCAACCAGCAGAAACAGAAATAGAACAAGAGAACTAG
- a CDS encoding YlxR family protein, whose protein sequence is MKQINYRRCVSCRRVAPKESFWRIVRLQRNHQIQLDRGMGRSAYLCCNIKCLNQAKIKNRLSSSLRTKVPEGIYQKLQERLS, encoded by the coding sequence TTGAAGCAGATTAATTATCGTCGATGTGTTAGCTGCCGTCGAGTAGCACCCAAAGAATCATTTTGGCGAATAGTTCGCCTACAGCGAAACCATCAAATTCAGTTGGACAGAGGCATGGGGCGTTCAGCTTACCTCTGCTGCAATATTAAATGTTTAAATCAAGCTAAAATTAAAAACCGTTTGAGCAGTTCCCTAAGAACAAAAGTACCCGAAGGTATTTATCAAAAATTACAAGAACGTTTAAGCTGA